Proteins encoded in a region of the Papio anubis isolate 15944 chromosome 14, Panubis1.0, whole genome shotgun sequence genome:
- the LOC103877221 gene encoding uncharacterized protein LOC103877221 isoform X1: MPSAKRVTQPWFFQDFLQGLSRTEQQALGRGGDPETDPKATARADTGQSQEPWDSHTAASQRQCQQPPPGRSPSATALGFQLELDQAIAALASALSQAQGRSARASRKVKGCQGAPEHTCVCRTTAQSPDPVETHWHTHMHICNHTCTQTHTCVQITHRHIQVCTSTLTRTCMHTYAYTAQPSLMHWGLIPLRGWGSALWSETQGTLPVLEDQPQFLLFISSKMCVRDYLPSPLLGLLTHHTELRRQRDLALRAAFGREGRHGGPLFRNPCLSLSVPYSEQSRITPRWHVSPRGQDHSPQQVLTPTRQLVACGPGSSRWSGTRSQESQAQFRACAFVALAMLPSSVHRCSSPGPKPRGEITGLAVCSSKASGQLGEQPPSGCQRDVLLMAQPAPSDEEHQSTRPQQNPGPPDLPQGDAKGRDAESPGPGEWIFETGHGHGATPELQRKIRQVEDTLDALNEEFFQLSVQALELQKEEDRPNPLSPGEGGMLVVAPSIFPCEWQEDRPNPPEAGGPGGEKLGIWALKSDKALELEVRRVHLAQRIEDLERELSLLLQVASGSSSTGGSWFSQHTSTGSTETHRLLQWPPVGGAFSTENTARFPW; encoded by the exons ATGCCCTCAGCTAAGAGGGTGACCCAGCCCTGGTTTTTCCAGGACTTTCTGCAGGGCCTCAGCAGGACTGAGCAGCAAGCTCTAGGCAGGGGTGGAGACCCTGAAACAGATCCCAAAGCCACTGCCAGAGCAGACACTGGGCAGAGCCAGGAACCATGGGACAGCCACACTGCAGCTTCTCAAAGGCAGTGCCAGCAGCCTCCTCCAG GCCGCAGTCCCAGCGCCACTGCCCTGGGCTTTCAGCTGGAGCTTGACCAAGCCATCGCAGCCCTGGCATCGGCACTTTCTCAGGCACAGGGACGGTCAGCCAGAGCCAGCAGAAAGGTGAAAGGCTGCCAGGGGGCACCTGAGCACACTTGTGTATGCAGAACCACTGCCCAGTCCCCTGACCCCGTGGAGACTCActggcacacacacatgcacatctgCAACCACACATgcacgcagacacacacatgtgtacaaaTCACACACAGGCACATTCAGGTGTGCACATCCACACTCAcacgcacatgcatgcacacatatgcatacaccgCACAACCCTCACTCATGCACTGGGGCCTCATACCCCTGCGGGGCTGGGGCTCTGCACTCTGGTCAGAAACCCAGGGCACTTTGCCTGTACTGGAAGATCAACCCCAGTTTCTGCTCTTCATCTCCTCCAAGATGTGTGTCCGAGATTATCTCCCCAGTCCACTGCTTGGTCTTCTAACCCACCATACAGAGCTCAGGCGGCAGAGGGATCTTGCCCTCAGAGCAGCATTTGGAAGGGAAGGCAGGCACGGCGGGCCCTTGTTCAGGAACCCCTGCCTGAGCCTGTCAGTGCCCTACAGTGAACAAAGCAGAATAACACCAAGGTGGCATGTATCTCCGAGGGGCCAAGACCACAGCCCACAGCAGGTCTTAACTCCCACCAGGCAACTAGTTGCCTGTGGCCCCGGGAGCAGCCGGTGGTCAGGAACTAGGTCACAGGAATCCCAAGCCCAGTTCAGGGCATGTGCCTTCGTTGCTTTAGCAATGCTGCCCTCATCTGTCCATCGCTGTTCTTCTCCGGGCCCAAAACCTAGAGGGGAAATTACAGGACTGGCTGTCTGTTCTTCCAAGGCCTCCGGTCAGCTTGGTGAACAGCCTCCCTCCGGCTGCCAGCGGGATGTGCTCCTGATGGCCCAGCCTGCACCCTCCGATGAGGAGCACCAAAGCACAAG ACCCCAGCAGAACCCTGGACCCCCAGACCTCCCCCAGGGTGATGCTAAAGGAAGAGATGCCGAGAGCCCAGGACCTGGGGAGTGGATCTTTGAGACTGGACACGGGCATGGAGCCACTCCTGAGCTGCAG AGAAAGATAAGGCAGGTGGAAGACACTTTGGATGCACTGAATGAGGAGTTCTTCCAGCTCAGCGTTCAAGCCCTGGAGCTCCAGAAAGAGGAGGACAGGCCAAACCCACTGTCTCCAGGTGAAGGTGGCATGCTTGTG GTGGCTCCCAGCATCTTCCCTTGTGAGTGGCAGGAAGACAGACCTAACCCACCGGAGGCAGGTGGCCCAGGTGGAGAGAAGCTGGGAATCTGGGCCCTGAAGAGTGACAAGGCTCTAGAGCTGGAAGTGAGGAGAGTCCACCTGGCCCAGAGGATTGAGGACCTGGAGCGGGAGCTGTCCCTGCTCCTCCAAGTGGCTTCTGGCAGCTCAAGTACAGGAGGGAGTTGGTTCAGCCAACACACCAGCACAGGGAGCACTGAGACACACAGGCTACTGCAGTGGCCACCTGTGGGAGGCGCCTTCTCCACTGAGAACACAGCCAGGTTCCCCTGGTAG
- the LOC103877221 gene encoding uncharacterized protein LOC103877221 isoform X2 yields the protein MPSAKRVTQPWFFQDFLQGLSRTEQQALGRGGDPETDPKATARADTGQSQEPWDSHTAASQRQCQQPPPGRSPSATALGFQLELDQAIAALASALSQAQGRSARASRKASGQLGEQPPSGCQRDVLLMAQPAPSDEEHQSTRPQQNPGPPDLPQGDAKGRDAESPGPGEWIFETGHGHGATPELQRKIRQVEDTLDALNEEFFQLSVQALELQKEEDRPNPLSPGEGGMLVVAPSIFPCEWQEDRPNPPEAGGPGGEKLGIWALKSDKALELEVRRVHLAQRIEDLERELSLLLQVASGSSSTGGSWFSQHTSTGSTETHRLLQWPPVGGAFSTENTARFPW from the exons ATGCCCTCAGCTAAGAGGGTGACCCAGCCCTGGTTTTTCCAGGACTTTCTGCAGGGCCTCAGCAGGACTGAGCAGCAAGCTCTAGGCAGGGGTGGAGACCCTGAAACAGATCCCAAAGCCACTGCCAGAGCAGACACTGGGCAGAGCCAGGAACCATGGGACAGCCACACTGCAGCTTCTCAAAGGCAGTGCCAGCAGCCTCCTCCAG GCCGCAGTCCCAGCGCCACTGCCCTGGGCTTTCAGCTGGAGCTTGACCAAGCCATCGCAGCCCTGGCATCGGCACTTTCTCAGGCACAGGGACGGTCAGCCAGAGCCAGCAGAAAG GCCTCCGGTCAGCTTGGTGAACAGCCTCCCTCCGGCTGCCAGCGGGATGTGCTCCTGATGGCCCAGCCTGCACCCTCCGATGAGGAGCACCAAAGCACAAG ACCCCAGCAGAACCCTGGACCCCCAGACCTCCCCCAGGGTGATGCTAAAGGAAGAGATGCCGAGAGCCCAGGACCTGGGGAGTGGATCTTTGAGACTGGACACGGGCATGGAGCCACTCCTGAGCTGCAG AGAAAGATAAGGCAGGTGGAAGACACTTTGGATGCACTGAATGAGGAGTTCTTCCAGCTCAGCGTTCAAGCCCTGGAGCTCCAGAAAGAGGAGGACAGGCCAAACCCACTGTCTCCAGGTGAAGGTGGCATGCTTGTG GTGGCTCCCAGCATCTTCCCTTGTGAGTGGCAGGAAGACAGACCTAACCCACCGGAGGCAGGTGGCCCAGGTGGAGAGAAGCTGGGAATCTGGGCCCTGAAGAGTGACAAGGCTCTAGAGCTGGAAGTGAGGAGAGTCCACCTGGCCCAGAGGATTGAGGACCTGGAGCGGGAGCTGTCCCTGCTCCTCCAAGTGGCTTCTGGCAGCTCAAGTACAGGAGGGAGTTGGTTCAGCCAACACACCAGCACAGGGAGCACTGAGACACACAGGCTACTGCAGTGGCCACCTGTGGGAGGCGCCTTCTCCACTGAGAACACAGCCAGGTTCCCCTGGTAG